A portion of the Jaculus jaculus isolate mJacJac1 chromosome 5, mJacJac1.mat.Y.cur, whole genome shotgun sequence genome contains these proteins:
- the LOC123460928 gene encoding ataxin-7-like protein 3B has product MQEVSLANLDTNKPEAIQEISVDLIGDSCLGFCFEVRRAVKCGYFYLEFADTASVKEVGIQPVEDKGACRLPLCSLPGEAGNGPHQPLQRSLPEFQ; this is encoded by the coding sequence ATGCAGGAGGTCTCCTTGGCCAACCTGGATACTAACAAGCCAGAGGCCATCCAGGAGATTTCTGTAGACCTGATAGGGGATTCTTGTCTGGGGTTCTGCTTTGAGGTGCGCCGGGCGGTCAAGTGCGGCTACTTCTACCTGGAGTTCGCAGACACTGCTAGCGTGAAGGAGGTCGGCATTCAGCCAGTGGAAGACAAAGGAGCATGCCGCCTCCCGCTCTGCTCGCTGCCTGGAGAAGCCGGCAATGGGCCTCACCAGCCACTGCAGCGCTCGCTGCCAGAATTCCAGTAG